Proteins from a genomic interval of Nasonia vitripennis strain AsymCx chromosome 3, Nvit_psr_1.1, whole genome shotgun sequence:
- the LOC100118888 gene encoding protein lingerer isoform X1, giving the protein MSSSNRSSSSSKSNNKNKTQGKTDHHVKSSDASKSDKSQHKSDQLKHTQSDNRNNSKEDVALNERIKQVMELTRRSEDEVIMALHDCDDDLNRAVNDLLEGVSPEWEVKKKKARQSGGPKQNSEQSGVPDSNADWGEDKRSLYTNDGSSRVRGGRGGNHNNRGWRRRENKENEKNSEEGKSDAPHGGSRRGRGVSGRSGRGGRGGGRGLGPRTFANRGESSTSYNSHSFNRPIETWTGSEEQLSNCKESKIDAWSGIDATEDWDNEEYTGSLADTKVFTPSTLTTEAAAAPEQPKSEELPSIKPIRSAGLLEHNELPKISGATATAQETVIQEQSHQDIINMPSMHLPHSLDDVNRGSLSAAQSEYFTQLAQANDINLNVSTGQTTFLSVMNSQPQRQTKHRPRVPPPSKIPSTAVEMPGDALNSSISFLDVQFGALEFGSDASITDGTNQEKFNSSRSSPGTSSVESTSITTKTVVNSINSLNVEVAQASPSQKFSTTTKMLRSDNQCIPKEHSINSQSGLTSRSAATQPVDIQKQDLSAQTSLSNSSTYNAATVTYQSPKPSYSTSVTSSNYSSYAPSNQASFSCPTTSSHANSFSGIAPVTQSGYSSPYTQPITTYSQTSSSSSTSGIYNQASTTTQGYQQTTGFTTTPISQYQSQTVTTNASSNSSSYISPGYQNPSTFQSTAQTYQPSNTTFVSSISQGSSVYSNTSQSVYSNTYPSYGSQNQSGSQDHKLSTNKDLQFDNNATATSTSLATTAVSTLGLTSSSVNTSQTKTTTSSTVPKSTVSGLVPSSSSSSSSISGSGTTGNIAPILSHQYIMGQSVPYATFQQPHMYSYEDLQLMQQRMPHMPTTGYYDATLGYQTTGPVTSLGNSRSDALSGVQGVQGVQAVQGQYTSINDARFTRTDSNASPVSSTMSQQSATQHQQPLMNPIPPGYAYFYGGGIMPAGGFQYGTPAIYPQIATAGSAGTTSGAYNTKPASYGSGYGSGTNYDSLTNSASSGDYKSTASGYTSSQTGKNGSSSANTNTAGTSTDINTTMYTKGHVTLNKVNSYDKQTFHSATPPPFGLTNNQNANVISGYGTHLFIPTIPHQLHQPLHQDSGNSSGQRTNTNSQNKAQVKPGYSTSYWAGGN; this is encoded by the exons aTGAGTTCTAGTAATAGATCATCATCTTCTAGTAAaagtaacaataaaaataaaacacaagGAAAAACAGATCATCATGTCAAATCTTCAGATGCATCAAAGAGCGATAAATCACAG cATAAATCGGATCAACTaaaacacacacagagcgatAATCGCAATAACAGCAAGGAAGATGTAGCTCTTAACGAGCGCATCAAGCAAGTGATGGAGTTGACTCGTCGATCTGAGGATGAGGTTATTATGGCTTTGCACGACTGTGATGATGATCTTAATCGCGCTGTCAATGATCTCCTTGAAGGCGTCAGTCCTGAGTGGGAAgttaagaagaaaaaagccagACAATCTGGAGGACCAAAACAAAATTCTGAACAGTCTGGTGTTCCGGATAGTAACGCGGATTGGGGGGAGGATAAACGTAGTTTATACACTAACGATGGCTCATCTCGTGTTCGCGGAGGAAGAGGTGGCAACCACAACAATCGTGGTT ggCGCCGacgagaaaataaagaaaacgaaaaaaatagcGAGGAAGGGAAAAGCGACGCCCCGCATGGTGGCAGCAGGCGAGGTCGTGGCGTGTCAGGAAGATCTGGTAGAGGTGGTAGAGGCGGAGGTCGTGGTCTAGGACCTCGTACTTTCGCGAATCGAGGTGAATCGTCTACAAGTTATAATTCACATAGTTTTAATCGGCCGATTGAAACATGGACTGGAAGTGAAGAACAACTAAGTAATTGTAAAGAATCTAAAATTG ATGCATGGAGTGGTATTGATGCAACTGAAGACTGGGATAATGAAGAATACACTGGATCTTTAGCTGATACTAAAGTTTTCACACCAAGTACTTTAACAACCGAAGCTGCAGCTGCTCCCGAGCAGCCCAAGAGCGAAGAATTACCGTCGATTAAACCAATACGATCCGCAGGTTTATTAGAACATAAC GAATTGCCAAAAATATCGGGTGCAACTGCAACTGCACAAGAAACAGTAATTCAAGAACAGTCGCATCAGGATATCATTAATATGCCATCTATGCATCTTCCACATTCACTTGATGACGTCAATAGAGGAAGTTTGTCCGCTGCGCAATCGGAATATTTCACTCAGTTAGCACAAGCTAATGATATAAATCTGAATGTGTCTACGGGACAAACTACTTTCTTGTCCGTGATGAATAGTCAG CCTCAAAGGCAGACGAAACATCGTCCTCGAGTACCACCGCCTTCTAAAATACCATCGACTGCTGTAGAAATGCCGGGAGATGCTCTGAACAGCAGTATTAGTTTTTTAGACGTTCAATTCGGAGCTCTGGAGTTTGGTAGTGATGCAAGTATAACTGATGGAACTAACCaggaaaaattcaattcatcTCGATCTAGCCCAGGAACTTCAAGTGTTGAGTCAACTTCGATTACGACCAAAACTGTTGTGAACTCGATAAATTCACTTAATGTTGAAGTTGCGCAAGCTTCTCCTAGTCAAAAGTTTAGTACAACGACAAAAATG TTGCGAAGTGATAATCAGTGTATTCCTAAGGAGCATTCGATAAATTCTCAAAGTGGGCTTACAAGTCGAAGTGCTGCAACTCAACCGGTTGACATTCAGAAGCAGGACCTTAGTGCACAGACATCACTCAGCAATTCATCTACTTATAACGCCGCAACTGTAACTTATCAGTCACCAAAACCATCTTACTCGACATCCGTTACTTCTAGTAATTATAGTTCGTATGCGCCGTCGAATCAGGCATCTTTTTCCTGCCCAACAACAAGTTCGCACGCAAACAGTTTCTCTGGTATCGCACCTGTTACCCAATCAGGATATAGTTCTCCTTACACGCAACCGATAACTACGTATAGTCAAACGTCATCCTCATCGAGTACGTCTGGCATTTACAATCAAGCATCGACAACCACGCAG GGATACCAGCAAACCACTGGTTTTACAACGACGCCAATTTCGCAATACCAATCGCAGACTGTAACTACTAATGCTTCTAGTAATAGTTCTTCTTACATAAGTCCTGGATATCAAAATCCTTCAACGTTTCAATCTACGGCGCAAACTTATCAACCGTCCAACACAACATTTGTGTCATCCATAAGTCAAGGATCTAGTGTATATTCCAACACATCCCAATCGGTCTATTCCAATACGTATCCTAGTTATGGAAGTCAAAATCAGTCTGGATCTCAAGATCACAAACTTAGTACAAATAAAGACCTGCAGTTTGATAATAATGCAACAGCCACTAGCACTTCTTTGGCCACTACAGCTGTTTCTACTTTAGGACTTACTTCCAGCTCTGTTAATACATCGCAAACCAAGACGACAACGTCCAGCA CCGTGCCAAAAAGTACTGTCAGTGGTCTAGTGCCGAGTAGCAGTAGCAGTTCGAGTAGCATTTCTGGATCAGGAACTACAGGAAATATTGCACCAATACTGAGTCACCAGTACATCATGGGACAAAGTGTACCATATGCAACGTTCCAGCAACCTCACATGTACAGTTATGAAGACTTACAATTGATGCAACAAAGAATGCCTCATATG CCCACTACAGGTTATTACGACGCCACGTTAGGCTATCAAACCACAGGACCCGTTACGAGCCTTGGTAACAGCAGAAGTGATGCTTTATCTGGGGTACAAGGCGTTCAAGGTGTTCAAGCAGTTCAAGGACAATATACCAGTATTAATGATGCTAGATTTACCAGAACGGATAGTAATGCATCGCCTGTTTCATCTACTATGTCCCAACAA TCGGCAACGCAACATCAGCAACCTTTGATGAATCCGATCCCACCTGGTTACGCTTATTTCTATGGAGGCGGTATTATGCCTGCTGGCGGGTTCCAGTATGGAACTCCAGCCATATATCCG CAAATCGCAACTGCCGGTAGTGCCGGTACCACAAGTGGTGCATATAACACGAAGCCTGCAAGTTATGGTTCTGGTTATGGAAGCGGTACAAACTACGATAGTTTAACCAATTCTGCATCTTCTGGCGATTATAAGAGTACTGCAAGTGGATACACCAGTAGTCAGACTGGTAAAAATGGCTCATCCAGTGCAAACACAAACACTGCTGGAACTTCAACTGATATAAACACAACAATGTATACAAAAGGTCACGTGACATTAAACAAAGTAAAT TCGTACGACAAGCAAACTTTTCATTCAGCAACACCGCCACCGTTTGGTTTAACTAACAACCAAAATGCTAATGTTATAAGCGGATATGGAActcatttatttattcctaCGATACCTCATCAGTTGCACCAGCCCCTTCATCAAGACAGTGGAAATAGCTCAGGACAGAGAACGAACACTAATTCTCAGAATAAGGCACAAGTTAAACCAGGCTACAGTACAAGTTACTGGGCTGGCGGTAATTAA